A portion of the Thermosediminibacter oceani DSM 16646 genome contains these proteins:
- a CDS encoding IS1182 family transposase, whose protein sequence is MLTKKNREIIKQVELVSIDSLVPQDHLLRAVEESIDFSFIYEEVKDLYSENTGRPSIDPVVLIKLLMLQALYGIRSMRQTIREVEVNVAYRWFLGYGLQEKIPHFSTFGKNYERRFKESDLFEKIFERVLMEAIECGFVKTDAVFIDATHIKASANKNKYIEKVAKQRTQKYKEELLKEINAEREANGKKPFEEEDDDDDNNKGENSSKKVRVSTTDPESGMFQKGEKERCFAYTASVACDRNNFVLGVKIAPGNVHDSQVFSDLFQEVNDKFSKIEAVVVDAGYKTPGICREIIEAGALPVMPYKRPMTKDGYFKKREYVYDEYYDCYICPNNQILEYSTTNRAGYREYRSNPQICCKCPMRLQCTKSKNYTKIITRHIWEHYIEIAEDIRHTQWGKELYKMRGQTIERVFADAKEKHGMRYTNLRGLRKVGHYLTLLFACMNLKKLALWKKRRGTFPPTVPALHSFFLKIFFAFNKKPLLGYAS, encoded by the coding sequence ATGTTAACGAAGAAAAATAGAGAAATAATAAAGCAAGTAGAATTAGTAAGCATCGATAGCCTGGTGCCTCAAGACCATCTCCTTAGAGCTGTAGAAGAAAGCATCGACTTTAGTTTCATATATGAAGAAGTAAAAGACCTATATAGCGAAAATACAGGAAGACCTAGTATTGACCCGGTAGTGTTAATTAAGCTACTCATGCTCCAAGCATTGTATGGAATCCGCTCCATGCGCCAAACCATCAGAGAAGTAGAAGTCAATGTAGCTTACCGTTGGTTTTTAGGCTATGGATTACAAGAAAAAATACCTCACTTTTCAACTTTTGGAAAAAACTATGAACGGCGGTTTAAGGAAAGTGATCTATTTGAAAAGATATTCGAGCGGGTGTTGATGGAAGCAATAGAATGCGGGTTTGTTAAAACAGATGCAGTATTTATCGATGCTACTCACATAAAAGCCAGTGCCAATAAGAATAAATATATCGAGAAAGTCGCTAAGCAACGGACTCAAAAATATAAGGAAGAACTTTTAAAAGAAATCAACGCCGAACGGGAAGCAAACGGTAAAAAGCCCTTTGAAGAAGAAGATGATGATGACGATAACAACAAAGGAGAAAATAGCTCTAAAAAAGTCAGGGTAAGCACCACAGATCCTGAAAGTGGGATGTTTCAAAAAGGGGAAAAAGAGCGCTGCTTTGCCTACACAGCTTCTGTAGCCTGTGACCGGAACAACTTTGTCCTTGGTGTCAAAATAGCACCTGGAAATGTTCATGACAGCCAGGTATTCTCCGATTTATTTCAAGAAGTAAACGATAAATTTTCTAAAATAGAGGCGGTAGTGGTTGATGCAGGCTACAAAACCCCCGGGATATGCAGAGAAATCATTGAGGCAGGAGCGCTTCCCGTTATGCCCTACAAGAGGCCGATGACCAAAGATGGCTACTTTAAAAAACGCGAATACGTCTATGACGAATATTATGATTGTTACATATGCCCCAACAACCAAATATTAGAATACAGCACCACCAACCGGGCGGGATACCGGGAATATAGGAGCAACCCCCAAATATGCTGTAAATGTCCCATGCGCCTACAGTGCACCAAAAGTAAAAATTACACAAAAATCATAACTCGGCATATATGGGAGCATTACATAGAAATAGCGGAAGATATAAGACACACCCAATGGGGTAAAGAACTATACAAAATGCGCGGCCAGACCATCGAGCGGGTATTTGCCGATGCGAAGGAAAAGCATGGCATGCGCTATACAAATCTACGAGGCTTGAGGAAAGTTGGACATTACCTCACGCTTCTTTTCGCATGCATGAATTTAAAAAAGCTGGCTTTATGGAAGAAAAGACGGGGAACGTTTCCGCCAACAGTCCCCGCTTTACATTCGTTTTTCTTAAAAATTTTCTTCGCCTTCAACAAAAAGCCGCTTTTAGGTTATGCATCCTAA
- a CDS encoding DUF3866 family protein, with translation MIRLREGVVLDVLEERPGVQELLVEVDGEKNKAINYPDLTGNCRKGDKVLLNTTALFLKLGTGGFHFVIYNHSVNRLEAGGPGHIMKLRYTPFQIKCLSAEEEASPFRNKFMKTESLDGMPVIIGSLHSMLAPACAAIKAKSPTLKIAYVMTDGGALPIFFSRTVYELKKKKLLDLTVTSGHAFGGDLEAVNIYSGLLAARASGCDIAVVAMGPGIVGTGTKYGHTGLEQGEIINAVNILNGTAIVIPRISFSDQRKRHQGVSHHTITSLLEIALTRAFVVIPKMHDGKLGVVMTQLKNCGITKKHSIIVEDGMGGIELLRASGIELRTMSRRFEEDPEFFLAAGAAGTFAAKIILNRRDGGWREWIFSRLRSTLGTFFPVKY, from the coding sequence ATGATAAGATTAAGAGAGGGAGTAGTTCTCGACGTTCTGGAAGAAAGGCCGGGAGTACAGGAGCTTCTTGTAGAAGTAGATGGAGAAAAGAATAAAGCGATAAACTACCCGGATCTTACAGGTAACTGCCGAAAAGGCGACAAGGTCCTTCTCAACACTACCGCCCTTTTTTTGAAACTGGGAACAGGCGGGTTTCATTTTGTAATATACAATCATTCCGTTAACCGGCTTGAGGCGGGTGGACCGGGTCATATTATGAAACTCAGGTATACTCCTTTTCAGATAAAATGCCTGAGTGCGGAAGAAGAGGCAAGCCCCTTCCGGAATAAATTTATGAAAACCGAGTCGTTAGATGGTATGCCGGTGATTATAGGTTCGCTCCACAGCATGCTGGCTCCTGCATGTGCGGCTATAAAAGCAAAATCGCCCACCCTTAAGATAGCGTACGTCATGACCGATGGGGGAGCGCTTCCAATCTTTTTCAGCCGAACTGTGTACGAACTGAAGAAAAAAAAGCTCCTTGATTTAACTGTAACGTCAGGCCACGCTTTCGGCGGCGACCTGGAAGCGGTCAACATATACTCGGGTTTGCTGGCGGCTAGGGCTTCGGGATGCGATATTGCTGTCGTTGCAATGGGGCCCGGAATAGTTGGAACCGGTACTAAGTACGGCCATACAGGACTTGAACAAGGAGAAATTATAAATGCGGTCAACATTCTTAATGGGACCGCTATCGTTATACCGAGGATAAGTTTTTCCGACCAAAGAAAGCGTCATCAAGGAGTGAGCCACCATACTATAACATCGCTGCTCGAAATTGCCCTGACCAGAGCCTTTGTGGTGATTCCCAAGATGCACGACGGGAAGCTTGGTGTAGTTATGACTCAGCTTAAAAATTGCGGTATTACAAAAAAACACAGTATAATAGTGGAAGATGGCATGGGAGGGATAGAGCTGCTGAGGGCCTCGGGGATAGAACTCAGAACCATGAGCAGGAGATTTGAAGAGGATCCCGAGTTTTTTCTAGCGGCCGGTGCCGCCGGCACGTTTGCAGCGAAAATTATACTGAACAGGAGAGATGGAGGCTGGAGGGAATGGATTTTTTCGAGGTTACGATCAACTCTAGGAACATTTTTTCCGGTAAAATATTAA
- the steA gene encoding putative cytokinetic ring protein SteA, producing the protein MGAVGRAVVDRKTKKLLQRLKPGEIAVIYHKDIDELAAKNLVKSKVKGVINFQPSMSGRFFNQGPAMLLDAGIPVVDVSEEELFDSIRDGDIVQIKENGEITVNGRFLCKGVILSQDLISSKLEEAKANFEKELEKFAVNTLEYIRREKTLLSSDYTVPRLKTDMHRKHVMVVVRGKDYREDLLTLRSYIEEIKPVLIGVDGGADALLEFGLKPNVIIGDMDSISDKGLMCGAEIVVHAYPDGRAPGLDRVKKLGLDYHIMPVTGTSEDAALLLAYHSGADLIVAVGTHNNIIDFLEKGRQGMASTFLVRLKVGHILIDAKGVNKLYKGGIKINYIAALFVAAFFPIFILGTTSPAFRHLLRLILLKVKLMIGFL; encoded by the coding sequence ATGGGTGCTGTTGGTAGAGCTGTAGTTGACAGGAAAACTAAAAAACTTTTACAGCGGCTAAAACCCGGCGAGATAGCTGTAATTTATCACAAAGACATAGATGAATTGGCCGCCAAAAACTTGGTTAAATCTAAAGTCAAAGGTGTAATTAACTTTCAACCGTCAATGAGCGGCCGGTTTTTCAACCAAGGGCCTGCAATGTTGCTAGATGCCGGAATACCGGTTGTAGATGTCTCTGAGGAGGAGTTATTTGACTCGATACGCGATGGGGATATAGTGCAAATAAAAGAAAACGGAGAAATAACAGTAAACGGCCGCTTTCTTTGTAAAGGCGTGATTTTAAGTCAAGATTTGATAAGCTCTAAACTTGAGGAAGCAAAAGCAAATTTTGAAAAAGAATTAGAGAAATTCGCCGTAAATACCCTTGAGTATATTCGCCGTGAAAAGACACTTTTATCGTCGGATTATACGGTGCCTCGACTTAAGACCGACATGCATAGAAAGCACGTTATGGTTGTTGTACGGGGGAAAGATTACAGGGAAGATCTTTTAACTTTGAGATCGTATATAGAAGAAATAAAACCGGTTCTTATCGGCGTAGATGGCGGGGCAGACGCTCTGTTAGAGTTCGGATTGAAACCGAATGTCATAATAGGTGACATGGATAGTATAAGCGATAAAGGACTCATGTGTGGTGCCGAGATAGTGGTTCATGCTTATCCCGACGGCAGGGCACCCGGGCTCGACAGGGTAAAAAAGCTGGGCCTTGATTATCATATAATGCCGGTAACGGGTACAAGCGAGGATGCGGCATTACTTTTAGCTTACCACAGCGGTGCAGATTTGATAGTGGCGGTAGGCACTCACAATAATATCATTGATTTTCTAGAAAAAGGTCGCCAGGGGATGGCCAGCACTTTTTTAGTTCGTCTAAAGGTCGGGCATATATTAATCGACGCCAAAGGTGTAAACAAGCTCTACAAAGGAGGGATTAAGATAAATTATATAGCGGCTTTATTTGTAGCCGCCTTTTTTCCGATTTTTATATTAGGTACAACGTCTCCTGCTTTTAGGCACTTGTTGAGGCTTATACTCCTCAAAGTCAAGTTAATGATTGGTTTTTTGTAG
- a CDS encoding NUDIX domain-containing protein: protein MDFFEVTINSRNIFSGKILKLRLDEVRLPNGRTSTREIVEHPGAVAIVAIDDDGSVLMVRQYRKPVEEELLEIPAGKLEENEDVTACAQRELMEETGFMAENLIHITDFFTSPGFSNEKMSLFLGRNLKKAAGQADEDEYIKIEKIPFERAVKMAYSGKLKDAKTIVGLFLASSYLRGEF from the coding sequence ATGGATTTTTTCGAGGTTACGATCAACTCTAGGAACATTTTTTCCGGTAAAATATTAAAATTGCGGCTGGACGAGGTTAGACTTCCCAACGGAAGAACCTCCACCAGGGAAATCGTTGAACACCCGGGAGCGGTGGCGATTGTGGCCATTGATGACGACGGTAGCGTTCTCATGGTAAGACAGTACCGTAAACCGGTAGAAGAGGAGCTCCTTGAAATACCAGCGGGTAAGCTCGAGGAGAATGAAGACGTGACAGCCTGCGCCCAAAGGGAGCTCATGGAAGAAACAGGTTTTATGGCGGAAAATCTTATACATATCACTGACTTTTTCACATCACCGGGTTTTTCCAATGAAAAAATGTCTTTATTTTTAGGGCGGAATTTGAAAAAAGCGGCAGGACAAGCCGATGAAGACGAGTATATTAAGATAGAAAAAATCCCCTTCGAACGAGCAGTAAAAATGGCGTACAGCGGGAAACTGAAAGACGCAAAGACCATCGTAGGACTTTTTCTTGCAAGCTCCTATTTAAGAGGGGAATTTTAA
- a CDS encoding copper transporter has protein sequence MYNIKHMTILLIAVFFALGIGIAIGFTANSDKLLVKQQKIIIDQLEENYNRLKESSRMKERQLALFIERQKREYEFLDQSFDILLAGRLQGKKALIIELGSSDKSDEIVDYLEKAGAQIQLITKVNEELDSSDLDVFAEAFATGNIEKLQYLKEAGLIKFIGTYDNLFDFIVLIRNDDKNNPLSAVGKLVKLKPVALVQTSNLPKLDLKDSDRLFYIDNIDTAIGKYKMIISLMNNL, from the coding sequence TTGTACAACATAAAGCACATGACAATTCTTTTGATTGCGGTTTTCTTTGCCCTGGGCATAGGAATTGCCATAGGCTTTACTGCCAACAGCGACAAACTGCTCGTAAAGCAGCAGAAAATAATTATAGATCAGTTGGAAGAAAACTATAACCGGCTTAAGGAAAGTAGTAGAATGAAAGAAAGGCAACTGGCGTTATTTATCGAGCGACAAAAAAGAGAATATGAATTTCTTGATCAAAGTTTTGATATATTACTTGCTGGGCGGCTTCAAGGCAAAAAGGCGTTAATAATAGAACTCGGAAGCTCTGATAAATCAGATGAAATCGTGGACTACCTGGAAAAAGCTGGAGCTCAAATCCAACTCATTACGAAAGTAAACGAAGAGCTAGACTCTTCGGACCTTGATGTTTTTGCAGAAGCTTTCGCAACTGGAAATATCGAAAAACTTCAATATCTGAAAGAGGCTGGTTTAATAAAATTTATCGGAACTTACGATAATCTTTTTGATTTCATAGTCCTAATAAGGAACGATGATAAAAATAATCCGCTCTCTGCTGTTGGAAAATTGGTCAAGCTAAAACCGGTAGCTCTAGTTCAAACTTCGAATTTACCGAAGCTGGACTTAAAGGATAGTGATAGGTTATTTTATATCGATAACATTGATACGGCGATTGGCAAGTACAAAATGATAATTTCTTTAATGAATAACTTATGA
- the xerD gene encoding site-specific tyrosine recombinase XerD — protein MEELLKQFLEFLSVEKGLARNTIESYRRDLKSYLVFLRSQHIPDIKFTSKTTIISYLLLMQKSGKASSSISRACAAIKSFYHFLVRERYIQEDPTVNLDTPKLEKKLPRVLTVEEVERLLEQPDTSNPLGFRDKTMLEVLYATGIRVSELISLTVDDVNLDMGFLRCLGKGSKERIVPIGSFAVNYLRQYINDVRKKILKGKSTNILFVNHMGQALTRQGFWKIIKKYARKAGINKVITPHTLRHSFATHLIENGADLRAVQEMLGHADISTTQVYTHITRTRIKEVYDKTHPRA, from the coding sequence ATGGAGGAATTATTAAAACAATTTTTAGAATTTTTAAGTGTTGAAAAAGGCCTTGCCCGCAACACAATTGAATCCTATAGAAGGGATTTAAAAAGTTACCTAGTTTTTTTAAGATCCCAGCATATTCCGGATATCAAATTTACATCGAAGACCACTATAATATCGTATCTCTTGCTCATGCAGAAAAGCGGCAAAGCCAGTAGCAGCATTTCGCGAGCCTGTGCTGCAATTAAATCCTTTTATCATTTTTTGGTACGAGAACGTTACATACAAGAAGACCCCACCGTAAATCTTGATACCCCTAAACTGGAAAAAAAGCTACCTAGGGTATTAACTGTAGAGGAAGTAGAAAGACTCCTGGAACAGCCCGATACCAGCAATCCGCTTGGCTTCAGGGATAAAACAATGCTGGAGGTATTATACGCCACCGGCATAAGGGTTTCTGAATTGATTTCTCTGACAGTGGATGATGTAAATCTTGATATGGGGTTTTTACGATGCTTGGGGAAAGGCTCCAAAGAGAGAATCGTGCCTATAGGTTCCTTCGCCGTGAATTACCTGCGGCAGTACATAAACGACGTCAGAAAAAAGATACTAAAAGGAAAGAGCACCAATATCCTTTTTGTGAATCACATGGGCCAAGCTTTAACAAGACAGGGATTTTGGAAAATAATAAAAAAATATGCACGTAAAGCAGGGATAAATAAAGTGATAACTCCCCACACGCTGCGTCACTCTTTTGCCACACATCTTATTGAAAACGGTGCAGACTTAAGAGCGGTACAGGAAATGCTAGGGCATGCCGATATATCTACGACTCAGGTGTACACACACATAACGAGAACGAGGATAAAAGAGGTTTATGATAAAACCCACCCGAGAGCTTGA
- a CDS encoding endonuclease Q family protein: MEYFADLHVHIGQACSKPVKVTASRQLTLDGIIRTCMEIKGIDIVGLVDCASPYVLREIKNKIDSGELIELSKGGLSYRGNLTLILGSEVETQERGGVAHSVAYFPSIAQMEGFSNIMSKFINNIGLSSQKARLSARELLSIVKDLGGKLVPAHVFTPFKSFYGSCYERMSEAFEERFNEVTAVELGLSADTQLADRIKELSGKQFVSNSDAHSLNKIGREYNIVRLDAPDFENLFEALEGKSNRRRILANYGLDPRLGKYHRTCCLSCNYIAEEPPPVSKCPRCSSEKVVMGVLDRITFIADYDEAVHPRGRPPYYHQVPLEFIPGVGKKTLERLLKAFGNEMNIIHHSDPEELRKVVGEAVTEKVLAAREGKLKLKVGGGGVYGKIVL; this comes from the coding sequence ATGGAATATTTCGCAGACTTACACGTTCACATCGGACAGGCCTGCAGCAAGCCCGTAAAGGTAACGGCTTCCCGGCAGCTGACCCTCGATGGTATTATTAGAACATGTATGGAAATAAAAGGCATAGATATTGTGGGATTGGTGGATTGCGCGTCGCCATACGTTCTTAGAGAAATTAAAAACAAGATCGATTCCGGAGAATTAATAGAGCTTTCGAAAGGCGGACTTTCTTACCGGGGGAACTTAACACTAATCCTGGGCTCGGAAGTAGAAACCCAGGAAAGGGGAGGGGTTGCCCACAGCGTCGCATATTTTCCGAGCATAGCACAGATGGAAGGATTCTCTAATATTATGAGCAAATTTATTAATAATATAGGGCTGAGTTCGCAGAAGGCCCGGCTGTCTGCCAGGGAACTGCTTTCCATAGTCAAAGATTTGGGCGGCAAGCTTGTTCCAGCTCATGTCTTCACCCCATTTAAAAGTTTTTACGGCAGCTGTTACGAAAGAATGTCCGAGGCTTTTGAAGAAAGGTTCAACGAGGTTACAGCCGTGGAACTGGGGCTAAGCGCCGATACGCAGCTGGCCGATAGAATAAAGGAACTCTCCGGCAAGCAGTTCGTCAGCAATTCTGATGCCCACTCCCTGAATAAAATAGGTAGAGAATACAACATAGTTCGGCTCGACGCACCGGATTTCGAAAATTTATTTGAAGCATTGGAAGGTAAATCGAATCGAAGAAGGATCTTGGCCAACTACGGTCTTGATCCTAGATTGGGAAAGTACCACAGGACCTGTTGTCTTTCCTGCAACTATATAGCTGAGGAACCGCCGCCGGTTAGTAAATGTCCCCGGTGTTCGAGCGAAAAGGTTGTCATGGGAGTTCTAGATAGGATAACGTTTATCGCCGATTATGATGAAGCCGTTCATCCTCGTGGAAGACCTCCTTATTACCATCAGGTACCGCTTGAATTCATACCCGGGGTAGGAAAAAAGACGCTGGAAAGGCTGTTAAAAGCTTTCGGCAACGAGATGAATATCATCCACCATTCTGATCCTGAAGAACTCCGTAAAGTAGTAGGGGAAGCTGTGACGGAAAAGGTCCTTGCCGCTCGAGAAGGGAAATTGAAACTTAAAGTCGGCGGCGGGGGCGTCTACGGCAAAATAGTGTTATGA
- a CDS encoding phage capsid protein encodes MSVQNFIATIWSARLNENLRKALVYGNIVNTDYEGEIVGKGSTVKINSIGSINIGDYDKNTGIGDPQELDSYQTTLVIDQAKYFNFKVDDVDKAQMNVNLVDAAMQEAAYALADAMDQYIASLYTEVAPGNTIGSDESPIVPTKDNAYDYLVDLLVKLDEANVPKNGRFVVVPSWFAGLLKKDPRFTSKTDVLITGEIGMVDGATIYESNNVPNVGGQKYKIMAGYRGAIAFVRAINSIEAYRPEKSFADAVKGLALYGAKVIKPNAIAVMTCNRA; translated from the coding sequence ATGAGTGTACAGAATTTTATAGCGACAATATGGAGTGCAAGGCTTAATGAAAATTTAAGGAAGGCTTTGGTATATGGTAATATTGTAAACACTGATTATGAAGGGGAAATAGTTGGTAAGGGTTCTACTGTAAAAATCAATTCTATTGGTTCTATCAATATTGGTGACTATGATAAGAATACCGGCATTGGTGATCCTCAAGAACTCGATTCTTATCAGACCACTCTTGTTATAGACCAAGCAAAGTATTTCAATTTTAAAGTAGATGATGTAGATAAGGCACAAATGAATGTAAACCTTGTAGACGCTGCCATGCAGGAGGCCGCTTATGCTTTAGCGGATGCAATGGATCAATATATCGCTTCGCTTTACACTGAGGTTGCTCCTGGCAATACCATTGGCAGTGACGAAAGTCCCATAGTGCCTACTAAAGATAATGCTTATGATTATTTGGTGGATTTGCTTGTAAAACTAGACGAAGCCAATGTACCCAAAAACGGCAGGTTTGTAGTTGTTCCTTCCTGGTTTGCAGGGCTTCTGAAGAAAGACCCGAGGTTTACTTCTAAAACCGATGTGCTCATAACCGGTGAAATCGGAATGGTTGACGGTGCTACTATATACGAATCCAACAATGTTCCTAACGTTGGCGGTCAGAAATACAAGATAATGGCTGGCTATCGTGGTGCTATCGCTTTCGTAAGGGCTATCAACAGCATAGAAGCCTACAGGCCGGAAAAATCCTTCGCCGATGCCGTAAAAGGCTTGGCTTTGTATGGCGCAAAAGTAATAAAACCGAACGCTATAGCAGTTATGACCTGCAACAGAGCCTAA
- a CDS encoding minor capsid protein produces the protein MDKQKQLQKEIEKIHIQMQRKANKDSLPILQAYKRALNDIRGELGKIFAKYAKDGVLSVSDQQRYAVLIQMQKKLTQMARELGQIEDEKTTEILKDIYKESFYRTANVIEKGVDVSIDYSILRPEFVEKAVKMPIEGKTFSDRIWDNKEKLVKNLRKNLEDGMIQGKSIDKLSKDIAQTMGSGAYEAKRIINTEMARCMTQAQKEVYKSSGVVQKVLFSATLDDRTSQICQNLDGKYFDLDDAPNIPEDTHPNCRSTLVPVVEGWNPSQRRDQETGEIIDYKSYEDWQASKSF, from the coding sequence ATGGATAAACAAAAACAATTGCAGAAGGAAATAGAAAAAATACATATTCAAATGCAGAGGAAGGCTAATAAAGACAGTTTACCAATACTTCAGGCATATAAAAGAGCACTTAACGACATCAGGGGAGAGTTAGGGAAGATATTTGCTAAATATGCTAAAGACGGGGTTTTGAGTGTTAGTGACCAGCAAAGATATGCAGTTTTAATACAAATGCAAAAAAAATTAACTCAGATGGCTAGAGAATTAGGGCAAATTGAGGATGAAAAAACAACGGAAATACTGAAAGACATATATAAAGAAAGTTTTTACCGCACTGCAAATGTTATTGAAAAAGGCGTTGATGTAAGCATAGATTATTCTATTTTAAGACCTGAATTCGTTGAAAAAGCAGTGAAAATGCCCATTGAAGGTAAAACTTTTAGCGACCGAATATGGGACAACAAAGAAAAATTAGTGAAAAACCTCCGTAAAAACCTTGAAGATGGCATGATTCAGGGCAAATCCATTGATAAATTAAGCAAAGATATAGCGCAGACAATGGGTTCAGGTGCTTATGAAGCCAAAAGAATAATCAATACAGAAATGGCAAGATGTATGACGCAGGCACAAAAAGAAGTTTATAAAAGTTCTGGTGTGGTGCAAAAAGTTCTTTTTTCTGCCACTTTAGACGACAGGACTTCGCAAATATGCCAAAATCTAGACGGAAAATATTTTGATCTAGATGATGCGCCAAACATACCTGAAGATACTCATCCAAATTGCAGATCGACATTAGTTCCTGTTGTGGAGGGGTGGAATCCGTCACAAAGAAGGGATCAGGAAACAGGCGAAATAATAGATTATAAATCTTATGAAGATTGGCAAGCATCAAAATCGTTTTAA
- the spoIIM gene encoding stage II sporulation protein M codes for MNYLIVKLADYVKRNLGYYLILSFILVAGVIAGSVSAKLLSDPQRQDLLNYIELFFSNVQNIDINSSSVFYISVLNNLKTALVICLAGLLVISFPIILIVIFFRGYILGFTVGFLVVEYGIKGSVFALLSILPQNIIIIPAIISLGVTGIHFAVTVIKNRRRMYYDGYFSMLLSYTLSCLFFCFFLIIAGLIEGYISPLFIKLITPYI; via the coding sequence TTGAATTATTTAATTGTAAAGCTTGCGGATTACGTTAAAAGAAATTTGGGGTATTATTTAATTCTATCTTTTATTCTGGTCGCTGGGGTCATAGCAGGAAGCGTGTCGGCCAAATTACTGTCAGACCCTCAAAGGCAGGATCTTTTAAATTACATTGAACTGTTTTTTTCCAACGTGCAAAATATAGACATAAATTCATCTTCGGTATTTTATATATCGGTGCTCAATAACCTTAAAACAGCATTGGTGATCTGCCTTGCAGGCCTTCTAGTTATTAGTTTTCCTATAATATTGATAGTGATTTTTTTCAGGGGATATATTTTAGGCTTTACCGTGGGGTTTCTAGTGGTGGAATACGGTATAAAGGGGAGCGTTTTCGCCCTTTTATCCATCCTTCCCCAAAACATAATTATAATACCGGCCATTATATCGCTGGGGGTAACGGGAATACATTTTGCGGTAACAGTAATTAAAAATCGGAGAAGAATGTATTACGATGGATATTTTAGCATGCTATTAAGTTATACGCTGTCGTGCCTGTTTTTCTGCTTTTTTCTAATAATAGCGGGTTTAATAGAGGGCTATATTTCGCCCCTATTCATTAAACTTATAACACCTTATATATAA
- a CDS encoding DUF4355 domain-containing protein, which yields MTLEEVKAFLEANQDKDEVKSFISGFITLEKVKSLVNENPEFKSWFDSERDKHLQKGLEKWKSNNLQKLIDEEIKRRYPEKDEKDIEIAKLRAEFEKMKAEALRKDLTNKALKIAQERGLPTEIIDFFVGEDERTTTDNLMKLERVFNEAVNNIVQQRLKGTYQPPKETETQTRVFTKDDLKNMTEEEINKYWGKFKIQY from the coding sequence ATGACACTAGAAGAAGTAAAGGCTTTTCTTGAGGCTAATCAAGACAAGGATGAAGTAAAATCATTCATTAGCGGGTTCATTACTTTGGAAAAAGTGAAGTCGCTAGTGAATGAAAATCCTGAATTTAAGTCTTGGTTTGATTCTGAGAGAGACAAACACCTACAGAAAGGGCTTGAGAAATGGAAAAGCAATAACCTTCAAAAACTCATTGATGAGGAAATTAAGCGTAGGTATCCTGAAAAGGATGAGAAAGACATTGAAATTGCTAAACTCAGGGCTGAATTCGAGAAGATGAAGGCAGAAGCATTGAGGAAAGATTTAACCAATAAAGCACTAAAAATAGCGCAGGAAAGAGGTTTGCCTACAGAAATAATTGATTTCTTCGTGGGAGAAGATGAACGCACTACTACAGATAATCTTATGAAACTCGAAAGGGTTTTTAATGAGGCGGTTAATAACATAGTGCAGCAGAGGCTTAAAGGCACTTATCAGCCACCGAAAGAAACAGAAACACAAACCAGAGTTTTTACCAAAGATGATTTAAAAAATATGACTGAAGAAGAGATTAACAAATATTGGGGAAAATTCAAAATTCAATATTAA